The following are from one region of the Gammaproteobacteria bacterium genome:
- a CDS encoding urea carboxylase-associated family protein, whose product MNQHNKPIWQQLIPGGCHWSGVLRRGTTLRLTDVNGGANAAVLFFNQEEKLERYNMADTLKSQHTFRLTKGHACHSDMGRIFCCITADTAGWNDTVCGLSDANLIQQKYGTARYQEHRNQMFRSGLDGMLIELGKWGLGMRDVVANINFFSKVTADHLGELQYQVNHSKAGDYVDLSFVMNTLMILSAAPHPLDPGKPYQPGAVNLELFDTPADAASECLHIAENIRALQNAQHFYCEGEQ is encoded by the coding sequence ATGAATCAACACAATAAACCCATCTGGCAACAACTCATTCCGGGCGGATGCCACTGGTCCGGTGTATTGCGCCGCGGAACCACACTGCGTCTCACCGATGTCAACGGAGGCGCGAATGCTGCTGTGCTATTCTTCAATCAGGAAGAAAAGCTCGAGCGCTATAACATGGCGGACACCCTGAAATCGCAGCATACTTTCCGCCTTACCAAAGGGCACGCGTGCCATTCGGATATGGGGCGGATATTTTGTTGCATCACAGCGGATACCGCCGGTTGGAACGATACCGTATGCGGCCTGAGCGACGCCAATCTGATCCAGCAAAAATACGGCACCGCGCGTTATCAGGAGCACCGCAATCAGATGTTCCGCAGCGGTCTGGACGGCATGCTGATCGAACTGGGGAAATGGGGGCTGGGTATGCGCGATGTGGTCGCCAACATCAATTTTTTCAGTAAAGTGACCGCCGATCACTTGGGAGAACTGCAATATCAGGTCAATCACAGCAAAGCGGGCGATTATGTCGACCTCAGTTTTGTCATGAATACCCTGATGATATTGTCCGCCGCACCGCATCCGCTGGACCCGGGAAAGCCGTATCAGCCCGGCGCGGTCAATCTGGAACTATTCGATACGCCAGCGGATGCAGCCAGCGAATGCCTGCATATCGCCGAAAATATCCGCGCGCTGCAGAACGCGCAACACTTTTATTGCGAGGGTGAACAATGA